Proteins co-encoded in one Aspergillus luchuensis IFO 4308 DNA, chromosome 6, nearly complete sequence genomic window:
- a CDS encoding uncharacterized protein (COG:S;~EggNog:ENOG410PR3N), with protein sequence MTTFPTSPFHLRPAKPTPTDHAFILSAFDSSLPFLASIGSLDQWGKTPFSQRGDFAEATLKELNYSEEFRLTGTSGLDSNLRMFIAERELHQQHDDGQLQAEFIRVTPDGRRFLPVGVAYVRENWVPNYVKTQTHLPMPDVNHGGGGFLYLEVMVTDNREDRRELSRGAGAALIRGIREYGEARGMRALWVDGWAGNERRLIRFVYLYFLYHSFHHFVCSL encoded by the coding sequence ATGACCACCTTTCCAacctcccccttccaccTCCGCCCCGCCAAACCCACTCCCACCGACCACGCCTTCATCCTGTCCGCCTTCgactcctccctccccttcctggCCTCCATCGGCAGTCTCGACCAATGGGGCAAGacccccttctcccagcGAGGGGACTTCGCCGAAGCAACCCTAAAAGAACTAAATTACTCCGAAGAGTTCCGCCTCACAGGGACTAGCGGCCTGGATAGTAATCTTCGTATGTTCATCGCGGAGCGAGAATTACACCAGCAGCACGATGATGGACAGCTTCAAGCTGAGTTCATTCGAGTGACACCCGATGGACGACGCTTCTTACCCGTTGGAGTTGCGTATGTGCGCGAAAACTGGGTGCCGAATTATGTGAAGACGCAGACCCATCTTCCGATGCCAGATGTGAaccatggtggtggagggtttCTTTACCTTGAGGTTATGGTGACGGATAATCGGGAAGATCGGAGGGAGCTGTCTCGCGGGGCCGGAGCGGCGCTTATCAGGGGGATCCGGGAGTATGGAGAGGCCAGAGGGATGAGGGCgttgtgggtggatggatgggcggGGAATGAGAGGAGATTGATCAGGTTcgtttatctatattttctatatcattcttttcatcattttGTGTGCAGTTTATGA
- a CDS encoding GcvT family protein (COG:E;~EggNog:ENOG410PG4E;~InterPro:IPR006222,IPR027266,IPR029043,IPR006076, IPR013977,IPR032503,IPR036188;~PFAM:PF08669,PF01571,PF16350,PF01266;~go_function: GO:0005515 - protein binding [Evidence IEA];~go_function: GO:0016491 - oxidoreductase activity [Evidence IEA];~go_process: GO:0055114 - oxidation-reduction process [Evidence IEA]) encodes MAATQQRVVIIGAGIVGANLADELVTRGWQDITVVEQGPLNLPGGSTSHAPGLVFQTNGSKTMTRLAQYTVDKLRSLSDENGMPCFNSIGGLEVATTPARVEELKRKFGYAKSWGVEARLLTKEECLEKYPLLNKDLVLAGLHTPTDGLALAARATQLLIARTQQAGVRYRGSTLVTGIEQTGSRVTGVKTSQGVIPADIVISCAGFWGVEIGAMAGVSIPLLPLAHQYAKTTTVPALANRDINNRPNGMNASMPILRHQDQDLYYREHGDQVGIGYYGHRPMPVVAATLGQTPEHVDEKHMPSRLEFTAQDFAPAWTASQELLPVLRDTQLQDGFNGIFSFTPDGGPLVGQASSLDGFYVAEAVWVTHSAGVARSMAEMLTNGASTIDLTECELSRFEEVQLSRDYVNETSQQNFVEIYDILHPLQPRESPRQLRVSPFYEKQRALGAFFLELGGWERPFWYEANAQLLHALPAQWQPPPRDTWSSRYTSPITAVEAWKTRNAVAMYDLTSFHRVQVSGPGAATLLQRLTTSDITAPPGAITHTLLLNSQGKIRSDIFVARLEPDLFQIGANTATDVAYLSVEARRQGQHTPAQWVQVSDITGNTCCIGLWGPRSRAVIRAVSNDDFSTTALPYMSVKRATVAGIPITALRKSYVGELGWEIQTSAEYGSRLWDILWQAGKPHGLIAAGRSAMNALRLEKGIRTYGVDMTTEHDPLEAGVAHLVDLEKAEEFVGKAALQSAAQRKQPPLRRLRCLTVDDGHSMVMGKEPVHFEGRPVGYVTTAVFSYTTKKPAAYAWLPGRVREGDAVVIEYFGRQIKATVSADPLVDPRGSRLHREDTGEDAFETPLKNRL; translated from the coding sequence ATGGCAGCGACACAACAACGTGTGGTCATCATAGGAGCAGGAATTGTGGGCGCCAATCTCGCCGATGAATTGGTCACTCGGGGATGGCAGGACATCACTGTCGTCGAGCAGGGCCCGTTGAACCTGCCGGGCGGCTCAACCTCCCACGCCCCCGGACTGGTGTTCCAGACCAATGgttcgaagacgatgacgcGTCTTGCGCAATATACGGTCGACAAGCTGCGATCGCTAAGTGATGAGAATGGCATGCCGTGCTTCAATTCGATAGGAGGTCTCGAGGTGGCCACGACACCGGCCCGAGTCGAAGAGCTGAAGCGCAAGTTCGGCTATGCGAAGTCCTGGGGTGTTGAAGCGCGTCTTCTGACAAAGGAAGAGTGTTTGGAGAAGTATCCCCTGCTTAACAAGGATCTCGTACTCGCTGGTCTTCACACTCCGACCGATGGTCTCGCGTTAGCTGCCCGCGCAACCCAGCTGCTCATCGCCCGGACCCAGCAGGCCGGGGTCCGCTACCGAGGCTCAACGCTTGTTACAGGCATTGAACAGACAGGATCTCGTGTGACGGGCGTGAAAACCTCCCAGGGTGTAATTCCCGCTGATATCGTCATCTCCTGCGCCGGCTTTTGGGGCGTCGAAATCGGTGCCATGGCCGGTGTCTCCATCCCTCTCCTACCACTTGCCCACCAGTATGCGAAGACAACCACAGTCCCCGCTCTAGCGAACCGCGACATCAACAACCGTCCAAATGGGATGAACGCGAGTATGCCCATCTTGCGGCATCAGGATCAGGATCTATACTACCGGGAGCATGGAGACCAGGTGGGAATTGGATACTATGGACACCGTCCAATGCCGGTAGTGGCGGCGACTTTGGGTCAGACTCCAGAGCACGTTGACGAGAAGCATATGCCCTCGCGGCTTGAGTTCACGGCACAAGACTTTGCGCCCGCATGGACAGCCTCACAGGAGCTTCTGCCTGTTCTCCGTGATACGCAGTTGCAGGACGGATTCAAcggcatcttctccttcaccccAGACGGAGGACCCCTCGTCGGACAAGCATCAAGCCTCGACGGTTTCTACGTAGCAGAAGCCGTCTGGGTCACACACTCCGCAGGAGTCGCGCGAAGCATGGCGGAGATGCTTACAAACGGAGCATCCACCATCGACCTCACAGAGTGCGAGCTATCTCGCTTCGAAGAAGTACAGCTAAGCCGGGACTACGTCAATGAGACCTCGCAACAGAACTTTGTAGAAATCTACGACATTCTCCATCCTCTGCAACCGAGAGAGTCCCCCCGACAACTCCGAGTGAGCCCCTTCTATGAGAAACAGCGGGCACTCGGGGCCTTCTTCCTCGAACTTGGCGGCTGGGAACGCCCATTCTGGTACGAAGCAAACGCACAGCTCCTGCACGCCCTTCCAGCACAATGGCAACCACCTCCCCGAGACACTTGGTCATCTCGATACACTTCCCCTATTACCGCCGTGGAAGCGTGGAAGACCCGCAATGCCGTCGCCATGTACGATTTAACCTCCTTCCACCGCGTACAAGTATCTGGACCCGGCGCAGCCACCCTCCTGCAGCGCCTAACCACAAGCGACATCACCGCCCCTCCCGGCGCCATCACACACACTCTTCTCCTGAACTCCCAGGGCAAAATCCGCAGCGACATATTCGTCGCACGCCTGGAACCCGACCTCTTCCAAATCGGCGCCAACACCGCAACCGATGTCGCCTACCTATCCGTCGAAGCCCGCCGTCAAGGACAACACACCCCAGCCCAGTGGGTCCAGGTCTCCGATATCACCGGTAACACCTGCTGCATCGGCCTCTGGGGCCCTCGCTCACGGGCTGTAATCCGCGCCGTATCCAACGACGacttctccaccaccgcactCCCCTACATGTCCGTCAAACGCGCCACTGTAGCCGGCATCCCCATAACCGCTCTCCGCAAATCCTACGTCGGCGAACTCGGCTGGGAAATTCAAACGAGCGCCGAATACGGTTCCCGTTTGTGGGATATACTCTGGCAAGCTGGCAAACCGCACGGCCTTATCGCCGCAGGCCGCAGCGCTATGAACGCCTTGCGGCTGGAGAAAGGAATCCGGACATACGGAGTAGACATGACGACGGAGCATGATCCGCTCGAAGCGGGAGTTGCACATCTTGTTGACCTCGAAAAGGCAGAGGAGTTTGTGGGCAAGGCTGCGCTTCAGAGTGCGGCGCAGCGGAAACAGCCTCCATTGAGACGGCTGCGGTGCTTGACTGTGGATGATGGTCATTCTATGGTTATGGGCAAGGAACCTGTCCATTTTGAGGGCAGGCCCGTGGGGTATGTTACTACTGCGGTGTTTAGCTATACGACGAAGAAACCCGCTGCGTATGCATGGCTACCCGGGAGGGTTCGCGAGGGGGATGCGGTTGTTATTGAATATTTTGGGAGACAGATTAAGGCGACGGTGTCGGCGGACCCGTTGGTTGATCCCAGGGGAAGTAGGTTGCATCGGGAGGATACGGGTGAGGATGCGTTTGAGACGCCGTTGAAGAATCGTCTGTAG
- a CDS encoding uncharacterized protein (COG:S;~EggNog:ENOG410PU0E) — protein MNKPNGDVPATAAEWADLAKKNGVLNKLIHAEELDSASKIKLRQYLLLRILRKRSQRTKLDPKQLGLEPWMNQAKGMLQSYPSWNIYRESFRGKLDEGNFFLVKNSQAEAAKVKSNEISNNVIFSPVSKRTRQNTRKRREEHTPEEHATPTRANLPSVETLTLHDDTTTTSKAPVTPGNEEDEDIFPEPPSVSTGGSLGPEELLREMYPAVDDEQIVNVALVNFLQALTDYFPSLKSSWTIHRKPLKAKFNDAEYEARTDGYLRGKVDGEVRALIEVKAALRENSRLEICMQEGAQMVAWLKNYPKTPGKLPFRRFHISQDRHQIWLSFAEYDDEYIRYIEHGSQDPGCPRSFLTIHEFGPFNTLKESHMTESAVLLLALTLRADHDRKEEQESNPFDN, from the exons ATGAATAAACCAAACGGAGATGTTCCCGCGACAGCCGCTGAGTGGGCTGATTTGGCAAAGAAGAATGGTGTCCTAAATAAACTCATCCACGCGGAAGAATTGGACTCTGCTTCAAAAATCAAATTGCGTCAGTATCTGCTTCTGCGTATCCTTCGCAAAAGATCACAGAGGACTAAGCTGGATCCCAAGCAGCTTGGCCTAGAACCGTGGATGAACCAGGCTAAGGGCATGCTTCAGTCTTATCCCTCCTGGAACATCTATCGCGAGAGCTTCAGGGGTAAACTTGACGAGGGGAACTTTTTCTTGGTTAAGAACTCACAGGCCGAGGCAGCGAAGGTCAAAAGCAACGAAATATCCAACAatgtcatcttctccccggTTTCTAAGCGCACGCGCCAAAACACACGCAAAAGACGCGAAGAGCACACACCCGAAGAGCACGCAACGCCGACTAGAGCGAACCTGCCTTCTGTTGAGACGCTCACCCTCCATGATGacactaccactacttcAAAAGCGCCCGTAACCCCAGGaaacgaggaagacgaagatATCTTCCCGGAACCGCCGTCCGTCTCTACGGGAGGCTCTCTAGGGCCCGAGGAGCTCCTACGCGAGATGTACCCCGCAGTCGATGATGAGCAAATTGTAAATGTTGCTCTAGTCAACTTTCTCCAAGCTCTAACGGATTATTTCCCTTCGCTTAAGAGCTCCTGGACCATCCACCGCAAGCCGCTTAAAGCTAAGTTCAACGATGCAGAGTATGAGGCGAGGACGGACGGTTATCTGCGAGGCAAAGTTGATGGGGAGGTGCGTGCTTTGATCGAAGTTAAAGCAGCACTTCGGGAAAATTCCCGGCTGGAGATCTGTATGCAGGAAGGTGCACAGATGGTCGCTTGGCTTAAGAATTATCCCAAAACACCTGGGAAGCTCCCGTTCCG TCGTTTTCACATCTCACAAGATAGACATCAGATCTGGCTCAGCTTTGCCGAGTATGACGATGAGTACATCAGATACATTGAGCATGGATCTCAAGATCCAGGATGTCCTCGATCATTCCTGACGATCCATGAATTTGGTCCATTCAATACTCTCAAAGAGTCACATATGACTGAATCTGCAGTTCTACTCCTTGCGCTTACTCTGCGTGCTGATCACGATCGtaaagaagagcaggagaGCAATCCATTCGATAACTAA
- a CDS encoding Zn(II)2Cys6 transcription factor domain-containing protein (COG:S;~EggNog:ENOG410PVNX;~InterPro:IPR036864,IPR001138;~PFAM:PF00172;~go_function: GO:0000981 - DNA-binding transcription factor activity, RNA polymerase II-specific [Evidence IEA];~go_function: GO:0008270 - zinc ion binding [Evidence IEA];~go_process: GO:0006355 - regulation of transcription, DNA-templated [Evidence IEA]), whose translation MTSTDSREAREGPGKTRRRSRFGCRNCKLRKLKCDESKPQCKRCSSFGVVCNFLTSTTPDLQPIPADSRRSWMVRGTAAAAGLQPPLSNAIWTSDASTLFQLNTRCQDFITRYLGHSLITPNDPNMGQVNRKLLELAFTHPYLMHASLAVSLTYDRHLNSPSDSHRTLEECYHWSQSTILFNQKLREHIEPNERDPIWGTAAALVILTFSSPNARTPEESWPLNPSPSSYLDWVHMNKGKMSLWNIVNPLRSDSIFHVMAGAFAYVHSPLPEGGTEGIPPALAALCGITDDSTAETNPYFHAAHAVAQILEIEDSEVTMGPVQMFMRCIQGGFEGLLRDRDPVALVLLYLWYRKAGRCIWWIGLRARVECPAIWMYLRRYHGGDDSVMELLPDGGKFLMN comes from the exons ATGACATCGACTGACTCCCGAGAAGCACGGGAAGGCCCAGGAAAGACACGGCGAAGATCACGATTCGGGTGCCGCAATTGCAAGCTGCGGAAACTGAAG TGCGACGAAAGCAAACCACAATGCAAGCGTTGTAGTTCATTCGGGGTAGTTTGCAACTTCCTAACATCTACCACTCCCGACCTCCAACCCATTCCCGCTGACTCGCGACGGTCATGGATGGTTCGAGgtacagcagcagcagcgggacTGCAGCCCCCTCTCAGCAATGCCATCTGGACCTCAGACGCATCCACCTTGTTCCAATTAAACACCAGATGCCAAGACTTCATCACCCGGTACCTAGGGCACAGCCTCATCACCCCCAATGATCCCAACATGGGACAAGTAAATCGCAAGCTGCTAGAACTAGCCTTTACC CATCCCTACCTAATGCACGCCTCACTAGCAGTATCACTCACCTACGACCGCCACCTAAACAGCCCCTCCGACAGCCACCGCACTCTAGAAGAATGCTACCACTGGTCACAAAGcaccatcctcttcaaccaGAAGCTTCGCGAACATATAGAACCCAACGAAAGAGATCCTATCTGGGGCACAGCAGCCGCGCTAGTAATTCTGACATTTTCATCACCTAACGCACGCACCCCGGAAGAATCATGGCCTCTGaacccctccccttcctcctatTTGGACTGGGTGCATATGAATAAGGGTAAAATGTCCTTGTGGAATATAGTCAATCCGTTGCGCTCGGATAGTATCTTTCATGTTATGGCGGGGGCGTTTGCCTATGTGCATTCGCCGTTACCGGAAGGGGGTACAGAGGGTATACCTCCTGCTTTAGCGGCGCTATGTGGTATCACGGATGATTCTACGGCGGAAACGAATCCGTATTTCCATGCTGCTCATGCGGTAGCGCAGATCTTGGAGATTGAGGATAGTGAGGTGACGATGGGTCCGGTGCAGATGTTTATGCGGTGTATTCAGGGTGGGTTTgaggggttgttgagggataGGGATCCTGTTGCGTTGGTGTTGCTGTACCTGTGGTATAGAAAAGCTGGACGTTGTATTTGGTGGATTGGGCTTAGGGCGAGGGTGGAGTGTCCTGCTATTTGGATGTATTTGCGGCGGTATCATGGGGGAGATGACTCTGTGATGGAGTTGCTTCCAGATGGTGGTAAATTCCTTATGAACTAA
- a CDS encoding uncharacterized protein (COG:S;~EggNog:ENOG410PJ7E;~InterPro:IPR029058;~MEROPS:MER0209971) gives MSTSHFRVIEHTVQCPSLREYHNGVKSGQNLQLAIKQYVPLNNPHPAPDDITIIAGHANGIPKECYEPLWDDLLATSKVKIKAIWFADCANQGASGVLNEDKLGDDPNWFDHSRDLLSMVTHLQDQIQPPIVGVAHSFSCSSFVHLSLIHPRLFHTLIFLEPMIQTESPSKPGGRSPALWASTRPDLWPSQSEAEKHIRSNPFWRRWDSRAVAKYIEHGLRPVPTALYPFDPQSSNGEMSSAKVTPNSVTLTTTKAQEAWTYLRFNVTPYDGTTNKDMSSDSAERFLSPDLSTSAKEGTNNHPSYVATCPWTSLAFEFLPYIRPSVLFVWGEKSHINTPGARRDDKLLRVGTGLGGSGGVRAGMVWDEVVKGTSHTAPLEDVGETARVVSDWLVEQGKRYMEEKKFWEEYDSQKSERGGLALSEKWMEYIKLPIDTKRERKGSRL, from the exons ATGAGCACATCTCACTTTCGAGTTATCGAGCACACCGTTCAATGTCCCTCTCTCCGGGAATATCACAATGGAGTCAAAAGTGGTCAAAATCTACAATTAGCAATCAAACAATATGTTCCTCTCAATAATCCCCATCCTGCACCGGATGATATTACAATTATCGCGGGACATGCAAATGGGATTCCCAAG GAGTGCTACGAGCCTCTATGGGATGACCTTCTTGCAACGAGCAAGGTAAAGATCAAGGCCATTTGGTTCGCAGACTGCGCAAATCAAGGTGCCAGTGGAGTCTTGAATGAAGATAAACTGGGCGATGACC CAAATTGGTTCGACCATTCCCGAGACCTCCTCTCAATGGTCACTCATCTTCAAGACCAAATCCAACCTCCAATTGTAGGAGTAGCACACAGTTTCAGCTGCTCGTCATT CGTCCACTTATCCCTCATTCACCCCCGTCTCTTCCAcaccctcatcttcctcgagccCATGATCCAAACCGAAAGCCCCAGCAAGCCAGGTGGCCGCAGCCCTGCCCTCTGGGCCAGCACCCGCCCTGACCTCTGGCCGTCCCAGTCCGAAGCTGAAAAGCACATCCGGAGTAACCCTTTCTGGCGCAGATGGGATTCTCGTGCGGTCGCAAAATACATTGAACATGGTCTCCGGCCTGTCCCGACGGCTTTGTACCCGTTTGATCCTCAGTCCTCTAACGGAGAGATGTCAAGCGCAAAGGTGACACCAAACTCAGTGACATTGACGACAACCAAAGCTCAAGAAGCATGGACATATCTGCGCTTTAACGTCACGCCATATGATGGTACTACTAATAAGGATATGAGTAGTGATAGTGCTGAGCGCTTCCTCAGCCCTGACCTATCTACATCAGCCAAAGAaggcaccaacaaccaccccagcTACGTAGCGACCTGTCCGTGGACAAGTCTCGCGTTCGAGTTCTTGCCTTATATTCGGCCATCAGTTCTATTTGTTTGGGGCGAGAAAAGTCATATCAATACCCCCGGTGCACGCAGAGATGATAAACTGTTACGTGTTGGCACTGGGCTTGGAGGTAGTGGGGGTGTTCGGGCAGGGATGGTTTGGGATGAGGTTGTGAAAGGGACATCGCATACGGCTCCCCTTGAAGATGTGGGTGAGACGGCAAGAGTGGTTTCAGACTGGTTGGTGGAGCAGGGGAAGAGGTatatggaggagaagaagttttGGGAGGAATATGATAGCCAGAAGTCGGAGAGGGGTGGGTTGGCGTTGTCGGAGAAATGGATGGAGTATATCAAGTTGCCGATTGATACGAagcgagagaggaaggggagtCGACTGTAG
- a CDS encoding uncharacterized protein (SECRETED:SignalP(1-17)): protein MKVSIVLVPLLAGLGLAGPMRKRDEHVAGVTDVANSINGAKSIDSIDSINVARSIDGTDSIDSIDSIDSIDSIDSIKRRSIDSINGAKSINSIDSINRARSIDVTDSIDSINGRSIDSINAANSIDSIGSIDSIDSIKGRSIDSINAANSIDSIGSIDSIDSIKGRSIDSINGANSIDSIGSIDSINGAKVADVADGAN, encoded by the coding sequence ATGAAGGTTTCCATCGTCCTTGTGCCCCTCCTTGCCGGGCTCGGATTGGCAGGCCCCATGCGCAAGAGAGACGAGCATGTTGCTGGTGTTACGGATGTTGCGAACAGCATCAATGGCGCTAAGAGCATCGACAGCATTGACAGCATCAATGTTGCTCGCAGTATCGATGGCACGGACAGCATCGACAGTATTGACAGCATTGATAGCATCGACAGCATCGACAGCATTAAGCGCAGGAGTATCGACAGCATCAATGGTGCCAAGAGCATCAACAGCATCGACAGCATCAATCGTGCTCGCAGTATCGACGTTACGGACAGCATTGACAGTATCAATGGACGAAGCATCGACAGTATCAATGCTGCCAACAGTATCGATAGCATTGGTAGCATTGACAGCATCGACAGTATCAAGGGAAGAAGCATCGACAGTATCAATGCTGCCAACAGTATCGATAGCATTGGTAGCATTGACAGCATCGACAGTATCAAGGGAAGAAGCATCGACAGTATCAACGGTGCCAACAGTATCGATAGCATTGGTAGCATCGACAGCATCAACGGTGCTAAGGTTGCTGACGTTGCCGACGGTGCCAACTAA
- a CDS encoding uncharacterized protein (COG:S;~EggNog:ENOG410PSYB;~InterPro:IPR029063): MDISQLSTQLTEAPTHFPNCCLSISSTLIAHLAWLLPKSPAFTLSIGCGSGLLEALILHNHPSVHITGIEVSTSVNRYLAEEDFDVVSGTWDLYARAPQAAAWMLVYPREPKLVSKYIELYGDGPESSVQMILWLGPRADWADYEPCFRNSSFSDVCIPENVGMMEFEMLAVMRRR; this comes from the coding sequence atggacATCTCTCAACTCTCCACCCAGCTCACCGAAGCACCAACCCACTTCCCAAATTgttgtctatctatctccaGCACCCTGATAGCCCACTTAGCATGGCTCCTTCCTAAAAGTCCCGCGTTTACCCTATCAATAGGCTGTGGATCCGGTCTCCTTGAAGCTCTAATACTACATAACCACCCCAGCGTCCACATCACCGGAATAGAAGTCTCCACGTCAGTCAACCGCTACCTTGCAGAAGAGGACTTCGACGTGGTCAGCGGGACTTGGGATCTGTATGCGCGTGCGCCGCAGGCGGCAGCATGGATGTTGGTTTACCCGCGTGAACCGAAGCTGGTTAGCAAGTATATCGAGCTGTATGGCGATGGACCTGAGTCGTCAGTGCAGATGATTCTGTGGTTAGGACCTCGCGCGGATTGGGCTGATTATGAGCCGTGCTTTCGCAATTCGTCTTTCTCGGACGTCTGTATCCCTGAGAAtgtggggatgatggagttCGAGATGTTGGCTGTTATGCGCAGGAGGTAG
- a CDS encoding uncharacterized protein (COG:S;~EggNog:ENOG410PZAI) produces the protein MLESKEHQARRNTIKEIARAISERRENRYQHKDVHDLPIQILPMPLSADGDPLFESEFFWPYKKPLPNPDEEMEFSPSSPEEATDPMDEAHILSYYFGHYITSTIRLGSDNWYHSPRQPIDFPCSLCELDTENPFEWCAGGITGIPGGPRMKCLLLESVDANDDQITRGEILCMCRIMITCLRSRKYRAHQVSPVLLISFVGPRHARILLGHHDGTNLVIRQSKRFAFWEQNIPEMKILLRWWCSSAVGDTING, from the exons ATGCTGGAAAGTAAAGAACACCAAGCTCGTCGGAATACTATCAAGGAGATCGCGCGTGCCATCTCCGAACGTCGGGAAAATCGATATCAGCACAAAGACGTGCATGACCTCCCCATTCAGATCCTCCCCATGCCCCTGTCCGCCGATGGGGACCCATTATTCGAGTCTGAATTTTTCTGGCCCTACAAGAAGCCCCTTCCGAACCctgatgaggagatggagttTTCGCCCTCCAGTCCGGAGGAAGCCACAGATCCGATGGACGAGGCACACATCCTAAGCTACTACTTCGGGCATTATATTACCAGTACCATACGTCTTGGCAGTGATAACTGGTATCACAGTCCCAGACA GCCCATTGACTTTCCATGTTCCCTCTGCGAGCTTGATACTGAGAATCCCTTCGAATGGTGCGCGGGCGGTATAACTGGCATTCCGGGTGGGCCCCGAATGAAATGCTTATTACTCGAGAGCGTGGACGCGAACGATGATCAGATTACCCGTGGGGAGATCCTGTGTATGTGTCGAATCATGATTACTTGCCTTCGTTCCAGGAAATACCGTGCCCATCAAGTCAGTCCG GTGCTACTCATTTCCTTCGTGGGTCCAAGACATGCTCGCATTCTCCTGGGCCATCATGATGGCACCAACCTGGTGATCCGTCAATCTAAACGCTTTGCCTTCTGGGAACAGAACATCCCCGAGATGAAGATTTTACTGCGATGGTGGTGCTCGTCTGCGGTTGGGGATACTATCAATGGGTAA